The window ATGGGCGTTGCGATCCTGAGTGGTGTTGGCATCGCTGCTGGCGTTGTTGGTGCGTTCATCTTTAAGAATGTTCGAAGGAGGTAGAGCAGATATGAGGGCGGCCCGAATGCCTGATGGATTTGTACGAGGAATCCTGTTGAATCGACAGGTCGGCATAGAAACTAGAAACCGTCTGCGAGGCCATGATTCTGTCGAGCGAGTTCAATACCTTGTACCCACGCCGTGTGTAATAGATAGACATAGTGATGCAGGCAAGGCGGGCCTTGGTCGTGTTTGTGGAGCATGCCTAGGCGCGAAGCGCAGTCCATACGTGTCGCTCAAATACATATCATGATGGCCTCGCAGTGGTTCTTCTCCGAGTGCTGCTCCCACGCTCACGCTTACGGGCTCCAGTGCGTGAAGAGACATTGAAAAACTAGCTAGGAGTGGCAACGAGCATAGACGATCAACTCCATTGCGTTGAGATGCCACCAAACAATTTGTGCCCTACCCACAACGACAATCTAACACTTGCTGTTCACTTTACAAACAACAACCCATCCCGCGGTAACGCCCACTTCAAATTCGCAACTCCCGCCCATCCCGTTTTTGCCAAGGAGAATTCTGGCAGATTGCAGGGCGGGCACGAGATGCAGGCATGCCCCGGCATCTCAATATGCCCTGACCGAAGCAGGAACCTCGTAGGGTCCATCGTGTCTTCGCGTGGCATGGCATGAGGCTCCATAAACGGCCAGTGCAGGCATTGACATGGCATCTTGACGTACCATGATCGTCACAGCATCTTCGCGCGACAGAAAATATATCGAAGTGTGCCTCCCTTGCCGTACCCATAGAAGAGCTGGATTGTGGCTCCTTGAAACACCACTTCCCATTTTCTCGTCTGATTTGTACACCACATCTCCAAACATGAAAATTGGTCATAGCATACCCAGTTTGCATGCCGCTTCGGTTTTTTTTTCGCTTCACCATCTAGGTCGACGGCAATCGTTTGATTTGTCGGGTAATTGGGCGGATGGGTCATGGTGATTATTAAAGAAAAGGACAGGTTGAACAAGCCGCCGGGCGAGGATAATGAGAATCGAaggagaaaaaaaaagaaacgCGTCGAGCTGCAAGTGTAAAGGGTGTTACAGACAACGGAAACGTTGATCGTCCTGAGACCAAGGGATGGATGACTGGTGACGGATAAGGGGCTAGCGCAGCGAGAAACCCTTACGCTTGCCTTCCTTCTCCAACGGCCGTCCGCTCTCGATACGATTCTTTTTGTCTTCAAGCTCTAGGCGTTGGCGCTCGAGCTGTTCCTTCATCTCCCGGTGTCGAGCATAGAGCTCCTCTTCGGATTGCTTGAGCTTGCTCTCTTTCTCGGCAACCTTCTGCTGGAAGACCATCTTCATCTCGGCCTCCATCTTGGCGAGCTTCTGCTCGTGAAGGGCTCGTTCCTCCTCTTGCTTTACTGCAGGGTTGACCTCCTTGAAGACGCTAGGATCTTGAGAGACGCCCATGGCGATCAGTTTATCTGTGCGGTAGTTCTCATAGAGGAGGTTATTGGTGTGCTCTTTCAACTCCTCCATGTGAGTTCGAATCAACATTTGGCGGAGCTTTACAAAATCGCAGTGCTCCTCGTTATCCACCTCGATGATGCCCCAAGGATATTCACGACCACGGACcgggcggccgtcggcagaCTTGATCTCGTTGGTGGCACCTACAACGGCAAACGGAACCTTGGACATGATCTCGTTGTTCTCGGCAATTGTTTCTTCATCGTCAAGCTCATACCGAGGGCCTTCAAAAATTTGAATGCCGTGGTATTtgatgtcggcgaggatctGACGGCCCGTTAGCGTTGCATCAAGATGTCGGCAGCAATCGTTCACGTACCCTGGCCTTGAAGCTTGTGATTTCCTCGTCCGTAAGAGTGTCGGACTTGGCAATGACGGGAATAAGATTGACCTTGGTGTGAAGTCGTCGCATGACCTCAATGTCAAGAGGCTTCAGGGAGTGGCCCGTGGGCTGGATGAAAAAGACGCAAGCGTGAATCCGGTTGTCGACAATGTTCATGCGGTTGACTTTGTTCTCCGCATCCAGGTAGGCGTCGAACCGCTGCTCAATGTTGTCTACAATGGGGCGCCACGACTCATCGTTGTTAACGAagtcgccgaagccgggcGTGTCCACAACTGTCAAGCGAAGGCGGACGCCAGCTTCCTCGATGTCGGCGCTAATGGATTGAATGGTCACGGTTTTGGGAATGATGTCAAGGCTAGGTCCCTTGCGCTCCTTTGGGGGATACAGGGAAGTGTTGAAGAGCGTGTTGACCAATGTGGACTTTCCAAGTCCAGACTCGCCTGTGTGGAATGATTAGTGTTGGCAGAATAAGATTTGCTCTTCGCACATACCAACAACCATGACATTGAAGTTAAAGCCCTTACGGACACTCTTGCGGTGCCACTGGTTGGGGAGGTTGGCGAACCCAACGTAACCAGTCAGCTTTCTCCGCACAATGTTTCTGTGGTCCATGATGGAAGCAGTCGGAGTCGAAACTGTGGGACAAGGTCAGAAGATGCAGTTACTTGTCGAGATGCGATGAAGTTGGGCTTGCCTTCAATGGACGAGGCGGGTTCCACCAGTGGGGGGGAGTCAGTTCCGCTCGAGGCTATAGATAGATGCGTTAGCAAGAGATTCGATACCAGGAGCCTCGACAATAAACAGGTCACAAGGCAGGCAGAGGCAGGCGAAACGCTGCTAACAGGGCAGGGCGTTAATTTAGCATCGGGTGGCAGGTAGGTTAGGCGTTGGCGTGACACTCTGGCTTGTCCGATATCGACCAGGGGATTTGGCTTCCATGGTCCATTCGCGGGAGGCATGACGAAAGTCCATCATGATGCCTCGGGTGACGGCTGGTGGATCCGGATAAAGAGTGTTGAAAACATATCCGGCGCAATCGACCATCGAGACAAGGCAATCGAAAAGCTAGTCGCTTTGATCTATTCAATGTTGTGTGGTGCTGGCCATGGTGCATCGCAAGTTGTCGAGAATAATGCGGGTCATGCCAAATTGAGCATCACCGCAGGTTCACCAATCCGCGACAGGGTTGGACAACGGAATGAATAGGCGAGGTATTCCGAGATGACAAAGCATCCTCCGGCAAAGAAGAGGCAATTCGAGACGAGATAGCGAATGCTTGAATGCCGTGCGACTGAAGAGAAGGTGGTATGGAGGAAGCGTTGTACGAGTCATCGCGGGTTCGCCAGGCCGAGCCTGAGATTCCGCTACGCCCCTGCCTTGACGCGGTGTGGGATATGCAACCGAAAGGAGAGGGTAATCTTACCCATCATATGGATGCCAAATGAGCGATCGAGTGGTTCTTAGAAGAAGAATGGGGAGTTGAAGGGACGGGACCTAGGGCAGAGTGATCAGttacgacggcgacgaggagttGGTTCCATTGGGCCTGGTCGCGGGAAGAGGTGAGAAGGAACGGGAGGAGAGGGTTCGAAGAATACGCCGCAGTTATTTGTCGCGGATGTTTAGAGGCAAGCGTGAAGAAAGGCAACGTgcaggccaaggcgaggTGATGCAGAGCGGGAGCGACGCAAGACGTACCAAAGGGAGAAAGAAAAAGTGGTCCAGGAGAGCCAGTGAAGGAACGAAAGACGCGTGTCGGCGGTTCGAAAAGAAAGGCTCACGAGATGGCAAGTGGCAACACAATGCCGACGAATGGCCTGGTCAGGGCGCTTGTTTGCTAACTGGTTGAGAGCAAAGATGGTGGTTGTGAAGACAAAGTGGAAGTGAGCGTCGAGTATCGACGAGGTTGAGGGGTGTGTTCGAGAGATGAAATTtggggggggaggagcaGAATCGAGGACTGGGAAAGTGGACAGGCATGGCCTTGGCTCCTGTTGGGCGGCGATGTcgccaagtacctagtacctgggTACCTACCAGCACTCCCGTCTCCCAAATTGAACGAGTACCTCGTGTGTACAATGCACGCTTGTGTGTACGTGTAACTATGCGTGCGCGAACTACGGAGAACGTTCCTATCAGTACCTACTGGTTAGTGGAACAAGTAGTGAGGTACCTTGGTAATGCACTACTATATGTGTAAGTACctacgagtaagtacttgtacggtgcATACGAGAGACGAGTGGCAGGCACCATTCATTGCAGAGGCGTTGCGGGCAGCGTTCGACAGGGCAAGCAGCCTGGGTGGGCCCATTCGCAGGGGTGCTCCATTCGCAAAAGGGGTTTTTGCAGCCCTAAGCCATAAGTAGGCTAGCGCGTTGATTCAATGACGCTGTGCAGAGTGGGTGGAGAAAAGGGCGGCTCGTCCGCGACGCAGCGTGTCTATGGGAAGCGGCCAACTATTTTTTGACCAAACCTTGTTGGCTGATGCGCATCATGTACGCGCAGGAGTTATGTTCGTGTCCATGCATGTGTAGACGAACTCTGTATGAGGACTTGATAAAAAAGTACGCACATATATcatgtacaacaagtacgtGACATTTGTGTATTGACGCGTGCCCCGTCAGTTTAGTACGGCAGAGCACAAGCGGAGGCGTCTGATTGGATGTACAGGCTGAAAGACATTTGCCCGTCACGCACGACTAATCTAAAAGTACCAGCAGGGTGAGCACACATATCTGGGGTCTGACCATtaggtattacttgtacggagtacggagtacttgtacaaataTTTACCCGCAGTGTCAGATGCCTGTTATTGACGAGATGTGAGTGTGAGCAAATAATACGTTGCACAGTACAttacaaagtacggagtactccgtacaaatgTACGCCTACAGAGGactatgcaagtactgtacgccctACAAGCGAGAACGCGTGAGTATTGACGAACAAGACACCATATGCAGGATGCACCAGAACACTTTGCGTATGAGTATGCCGAATAACAAGTTTCACAAGGCCGTTGCCTTGCTGCCTATGGGATATATATTTGCTTGCTGACCAGAAAAGAACTTTTTAGATTCAAGGCATCTGTCACTCTTGCAGCCGGGGCAACGCAGTCCCATCTGCAGTGAGCAAGCATTCCCGCTCCTGAGATGATCCTTGGCGATATCGGCCAGAGCTTGGATGAAGACAGGACTGCCATTGAGGCTGTCTGCGCGCTTGACCGTGTCGGCATGGCCACATTCACCGATGACCTCGGTGTCCAGCTCGTACAGAGTTTCGATGTGATCCGAAGTAAACGCGATAGGGATAAGCACGAGATCCTTCTGGCCCTTGGCGATGTACTGttcgaccgtcgtcgccgtctgggGACCAAGCCAGGCCGATGGGCCGACCTGAGACTGCCAGCAGAGGCGATAGGGGTTCGAAAAATTCAAGCGCTGCATGACCGCGTGCACGGTTGCAGCGACCTCGCTAGGGTATGGATCGCCTAAAGCGTGCCGTTGTTAGGTGGCTGGACCGCGTACTGCGCCATTGCGATGGGTACGCACCTCTGTTCACAACCGACATGGGCAAGCTGTGTGCCGAAAACAGCAAAACCACTTGCTTCCGTCTTTCCTCTGGGTATTCTGCTAGCTTGGCCTCGATATTTTGGGCGAAAGCCTCGACCAAACCGTGATGAGCTGGCCACCTGTCGATGACGCTCCACGATATAGAGCCGTCGTCACCAGAGGCTGCCTTACCCTCCAGGCGGTGTCGCCACTTCCACAGCTCGTTCAAGCTGCTTCCTGTGGTTGAACAAGAGTACTGGGGATACTGCGTAAACGCAACGGCCCTGCCGCCCCTGCCATTTCCAAAACCGTCTTGCAGAAGCTTGTTGTACATTTCCTCTGTAAGCGGGTCGGCGTAACGAAAGGCCACATACGGCTTGTGCGGCGCCGTCTCGGGTGAGATCTTGTCCAGAATTTTGCACATCTCGGCGTTTTGGTATTCGGTCCATTTTCGAATTGGGGAACCTCCTCCGATGGCCGCGTACTGTTTCTGGATCTTGggcgtccgcctcgtcgagatcAACGGACCGATGTATGATTGAAGTCGTCCGAGGGGAATCAAGTCACCGTCTGCCTAGGTGAACGGTCAGTCGAGCAAGAAAGGTTGCTTGACGAGCCCGATAAACCTACAAAAAGTCGGCTCAAGAAATCGCCGACTTCATCTGTGGTTGAAGGGCCTCCCATGTTCAGGAAAACCATGGCGGTCGGCCCCTTCGATCCCACGGCATCATGTGCTGCTACCGTTGTCGATGGCGTCGCAAAGTGTCTGCGCTGACTCTCGAGCAGAGGAAAACTGGGACGGAAGGGGGTGCCTTTCAAGACCTCTCTGGTAAGTCGCTGCGTGGACAGTCGTAATGCCATCATGATCTCGAGCACAGATTTAGCAAAGCTCAATCAATACAGAGAGTATGGTTAGTCGAGTTGGTTTGAAGGAGGAGCCCCGCAACGCTCTCCGAAGATGCGCCTACCCTCGGTTAGGCTAGCACAAGGTACGATGAggtaagtacacctaagtacaagtacatgacatgtatccgtactccgtactgtcctccgtagttgtaagtaaataattaagtactccatacggagtacattccgtacttaagtacaagtacatgtactgatgTGATGATGCATAACGCATACTGGGACTAACACTTGACCAATGCGAAGTCGGAGAATTCTGCCGACGAACAAGTACGAAAAGTATTAATACCCTGCTGCACCGAAttatccgtacatgtactccgtacaagtacaattatGTGCTTCCTTGGCCCGTATTATCACTCACTCACTGCACACCTAGTtttacttgcacttgcacttgtaGTTCgaacttacttacagtacggagtatctgAGAACTGAGTACAGGCATTGTTAGTCCGTTGGtgttgcagtacttgtaatactgtacgtactccgtacacgtaggtgtaagtacagtgtgcTGCAGGAAGTACAAGTGAGTAGTACTATtaatgtgcaagtacggagtattcagTCCGGAATAAATGCGCCCATGtgagtacttaagtacatggaagtacttgtacagtaaatacCGTAACTTGGAAGCTCCATAGACTCCGCGcagatgtgcatgtacttactttagGTGTACTCCTATTAAACTCTGTGGTATTATCTCTGTTCCCAGGTTGGGACTTCTCTTCTCAATAATACTTAATAATGGGTGAACAGGTTCGTCAGCCAAGCCACTACAAGTCACGTGCTGTCGCGCGCCTGCTTGTGGACCCCACATTAACATAGCGCGTTTGGTTTGGACAATTAGGCATCGGTGAACGGTCCATCAAGTGTGCCGAGTAGCAATCATCTGCACCCTCACTATTGCTGTTTGATGAGCTTAGatgcgacggcgagcgactCTTCCTTCATAATGGCAGGACGCAACCAAGACTGGAAGAGagaagatgaagatgatggCGAGCAGGACATGATCGATGACTCTGTGAGACGCAACTGATCCGATGTTGGCCAATCCTTCCTGAGAGTGGAGCTGACAGCAGCCACAGAACTACAAGGCACAGAAGGATGCCATCATCTTGGCGATCGATGTCCGTGATtccatgtcgacgccgccaccggcggcTGCCTCAAACGCCAAAAAGGCAGACAAAGATAGCCCGCTGGAGGCTGCCCTGAAATGCGCCTATCGTTTGATGGAGCAGCGCATCATCTCCAACCCCAAGGATATGATGGGTATACTGCTCTTTGGCACCAAGAAAACCAAGTCCTCGATTGATAGCAACGGTCGCGGCGGCCTGGGGTACCCCAATTGCTACCTTCTTGTAGATTTGGACATTCCTTCTGCAGATGATGTTCGGGCCTTGAAGGCccttgtcgaggacggtgaggacgaggatggtgtATTGATTCCATCCGTCGAAAGCACCTCGATGTCCAACGTCCTTTTTTGTGCAAATCAAATCTTTACCACCAGAGCAGCCAATTTTGGCAGTCGCCGTCTTTTCATCATTACCAACAACGATGACCCGCACTCTGGAGACAAGGCGGCCACCTCAGCTGCCGCTGTGCGTGCCAAGGACCTGTATGATTTGGGGGTGACTATCGATCTCTTCCCGATCAATCTGGGCGATTCGAAGTTCAACCTTTCCAAGTTCTATGATGTACGTATCCCACGCCGTTCTCACGTCTCGCCGATATCTAATCGCAGCAGGACATCATCTACCGTGATCCTCTGGCGGATGCCAACACACCGGCCATTCCGGTATCCACGTCAGGCCAAAGCCTCTCGTTACTCAACTCCCTCACTTCGAATATACTCTCCAAACAGGCGCCAAAGCGGTCACTTTTCTCCAACGTTCCTTTTGAAATCGCTCCTGGCTTGCGAATTTCCGTCAAGGGCTATAATGTCCTTCACCGGCAGACCCCTGCGAGGACCTGCTACATCTGGACTGGCGGAGACAAGCCTCAACTTGTGTCAGGCGAAACGTTGAGAATTGCCGAGGACACGACAAGGACAGTCGAGAAGCAAGAAATCAGGAAAGCCTACAAATTTGGAGACGAATATGTATACTTTTCAACCGAGGAGCAGAAGTCGCTGCGAGACTTTGGCGCCCCTATCATTCGCATTATCGGCTTCAAGCCCCGCAGCCTCCTGCCGGTATGGGCTAGCATTAAGAAGTCAACTTTTATTTTCCCCAGCGAAGAGGACTATGTGGGTTCAAGCCGGGTCTTTGCGGCTCTCTGGACGAAGCTGTGCATGGATGACAAAGTTGGCATTGCATGGTGCATCTTGCGAGCCAATTCGCAGCCGATACTGGCCGCTGTCGTCCCGTCCAAAGAGCGTTCCGACGAAGACTCTGCGACTCCCTACTTGCCGTCTGGGCTCTGGATATGGCCCCTTCCGTTTGCTGATGATATGAGAGAGATCCGAGCACCTGGAGAGCTTATTCGAAGCTCGGATGCGTTGAAGTCGAAAGCAAGGACTATCATTCAACAACTGCAACTACCAAAGGGCATATACAACCCTTCGAAATACCCCAACCCCTCCCTACAATGGCACTACAAGATTCTCAAGGCTCTGGCACTCGAGGAGGAAGTACCGGACAAGGCAGAAGACGCGACGGAGCCCAAGTACAAAGCCATTCTTAAGCGAGCGGGTGGCTACCTGCAGGAATGGTATGGGCAGCTGGAACAAGAAGCAGGGAGGGCCGTGGCCGCAAGAGGTTTGAAGCGCGAAGCTACTGACAGCATCCCACAACGTTCACAGAAGCAAGCGAGGACTGCTTCATCAATGCCCGTTGGCACATCACTGACGCTAGCACAGCTCAAGGCTGCCGTGGAGAGCGGAGGTATCACAAAGATGACGGTGGCACAGTTGAGAGACTTGGCAGGATCCAAAGGACTTAACACTGGCGGTAAGAAGATGGAGCTGGTGGAGAGAATAGAACAATGGATGGAGGAAGCTGCCTAGAGGAAGTAAATATACATATATAACACAACCTTTGTTCGAGACATCTGGGCTCGAGGAGTCGATACCAACTGTGTAATCTTTCGCCTGTGAAATATAGATCTTTGAAACATAGCTTGTATTATTGTTGAGCTTCTTCATGTGGAAACGTGGTCCGAGTTAGAGTGGTTGTAACGGCTGGTGTGCCGTACAACATGGAGCCGAACGGCCAGGAGCACGAGCTGGCTGCAACGCATAGAGAGATATATCGCGGCTTCGCTTCGATGATCAGCATTGTCGAGGAAGAACAAAACGGGTCAATGATTGATCGATGCTTTCGTTGGGTACGAACCCTTCCCCTATTTACACGTTGTTACGGCGATCCTGGGACGTTAGCCATCGTCAGCTCCAACATACCAGTGTAGTGAACAAATACTATTCTGGAATATTACCCCGGAAGTAAACAGCAACATTACTTCAATGTCTTGTTACTCTATTATAATGCAGGCTTGATCCCGTGATGGTGAGTAGGCTTGTGCCCAAGCATGTGCTGCTACAAACTTTGGAGGTGTGGGAAATTGACTAAGCGGGCAGCTTAGTCAAATCGGATCGCTTTGCTGAATGATACAGCTGGGGAAAATGGCTCGCGCATCAAACGGCTGCACAATCACTGCTTAAACCCTGCTGGAGCCCATTACAGACATAAGCTATGAAGAGAACTCATTTCCTTAATTTCCTTAGATCAATCAATCTCTTCAGAATTTCATTATAATTACACAACCACTGCCTTAACATTTCTTGAGCCTTGGGGCTTTGCACGACGCTCGCCATTTCTCTTAGGACCACAAAAGGGAAAAATGAAGATACTGAGGTAATGGCTCAAATCGGTTCGGGATCGGGTATCATCCATGTGGAGTAGCTGCTCTAGCACCGGCTGTCTCGCACCCGCTTGTCTCCGAGATGCTCTAGCTCGCAATCCACCCCAACTAATTCTTGTACTCGCGTTTCGCCAACTTACGACGGAACATTCAGAGAATCGTCCACTTGTCACAACGTAGCCGTCTCACCAGCGCGTAGCCTCAGCACTGCTAGGCTCCGGCGCGTTACCGGCAAAGGCTGTCTGTGGGCCGGTTATTCAACACCCGCGAGGACaagccgcgacggcgacggattACTGACATGGCCGACTTCCTTGCCAGCTTTAATTTTGGAGCGCCAGATGCTGTCCCGTCCAAGCCATCCTCGTGCGTCTCGGTCGACGAACTTCAAACACGCCTGCACACCATCCTCGAAGAAcagacgacgccgactcgCGCAGAACACATCTCTACCACGCTCGATATCAGTGCGACAGCCCAGATCTCGCTCCATGTCCCCCAGAACGAGAacgaggtcctcgacgacctcaaCAATGTTGACCCATCGCTGGGGGGTATTTGGACATGCGGCGTCGCGACCGCCTCCGAGGGACAAACGGTACGCGTTGTGAATGCAACGGATGTGCTCTCCAACCAACACCAAGACGACCCTTTCCCACAACAGGCCGTCGCCAGGCacatcgtcgccaccgtgGGCGCAACGGATGGCCGCTCTTGGGTCATGCGAGACATGTCACGCGGCCCCGAGGGATGGAGCTTCAGCTACCTCTGCAAAGACTCGGTCCAACAATGGAATCGCCAGAATAAGGAGAAGGCGAaactcgtcatcggcgaTTACACCAACAAGGTGCCCGACCCAGCAGCGATGAGTAAGTAACAATGCTTTGCACCTTCTGCCGAAGTGAAGTGGAGTCTGATTCCGCCCTCAGGTCGGCCTGCGTTTGACTGTCGAGGCTCCGTCAAAATATCCTTCCCGCAAGGCGGCCGGGCGATCTCCGTTATCTACGATCACACGCTCATCCACAAGACGGTGGCCGAGATTGCCGAACTTTTTAAACCAACTCCCCGACAGTTGGCTACCCAAACTCCACGAAAGGAGAAGACGCCCAAAAAGTCGGCTTCTGTGAAGAAACGACGGGACTCAACCAAGCCTCGGAACGAGAGTGGGAAACCGCAGAAGCGAATAAAGAAGGTAGACGGCGAACCAACAGACGAGACGGGACACGAAGCGCAACTGTTGGCGGAGTTGGCCCAGAACGGACAGGCGGCCCATGATTTGTCCAAGGATGGAGTCGCAGATGGCAAAGACAAAGATGCTGAAGAAGCCGGTGGCCAAACTGAAGTCATAACATCGTCGGTGTTGGGATCTTTCCCCATCAATGTGTCCCCGGAAGAGGCCAACCGCAGACGGGAGTTTGCTATCAAAAATTTAAGCGAGGCAGGTGTCGACCCAGACTCGCTATCCACAGAGCAGTTCAACATATTCGCCAACCAGTCCCCAGATCTCCAAAAGGAATCCCTCAACATGCTTGTCAAGTATGGCGCCGAGAGACTTCGCATCGTGCATCCTAGTAGTAAGGACAGTTCGAactcggcatcggcaggcAACTCGACGACAGCGGTGGACGCATCTCCGGCTACCCCATCCGCACCCAGCACAGCAAAGGGGCCGGTACCCCAGTCGCAAGGCTCTGGCAGGGAATCGAAAGGCCGAAAGCTGGGCAAGTCCCGAGTTGCCTGCTTGAAGTGCAAGCAGCGTAGGGTCAAGGTATGTGTTGATTGCGCGATTGGCCGTCGTTGTCTCCCTCCTACTGACCAAATGGACAGTGCCCCCGGGAGAGACCGGCATGCTCTGAATGCGAAACGGGAGGCCTCGGGTGCGAGTATGCACCGCAAAAGCCGAGAGTGCGTAAGGTCCTATCCGAAGCCATCGTTTCTGCCGACtacgacgagggcgatgatgaTCTGACCCAGCTCGGGCACGAGCCGAGAGGGGAACAAGCTGGAGACAGCagggaggccgaggacgatgggCAGGATCTATCTGCGGAGGCAGATTACTCGTCGTATCCGCAGATACCCGT of the Drechmeria coniospora strain ARSEF 6962 chromosome 01, whole genome shotgun sequence genome contains:
- a CDS encoding cell division control protein 3, whose amino-acid sequence is MDHRNIVRRKLTGYVGFANLPNQWHRKSVRKGFNFNVMVVGESGLGKSTLVNTLFNTSLYPPKERKGPSLDIIPKTVTIQSISADIEEAGVRLRLTVVDTPGFGDFVNNDESWRPIVDNIEQRFDAYLDAENKVNRMNIVDNRIHACVFFIQPTGHSLKPLDIEVMRRLHTKVNLIPVIAKSDTLTDEEITSFKARILADIKYHGIQIFEGPRYELDDEETIAENNEIMSKVPFAVVGATNEIKSADGRPVRGREYPWGIIEVDNEEHCDFVKLRQMLIRTHMEELKEHTNNLLYENYRTDKLIAMGVSQDPSVFKEVNPAVKQEEERALHEQKLAKMEAEMKMVFQQKVAEKESKLKQSEEELYARHREMKEQLERQRLELEDKKNRIESGRPLEKEGKRKGFSLR
- a CDS encoding ferrochelatase precursor, with product MMALRLSTQRLTREVLKGTPFRPSFPLLESQRRHFATPSTTVAAHDAVGSKGPTAMVFLNMGGPSTTDEVGDFLSRLFADGDLIPLGRLQSYIGPLISTRRTPKIQKQYAAIGGGSPIRKWTEYQNAEMCKILDKISPETAPHKPYVAFRYADPLTEEMYNKLLQDGFGNGRGGRAVAFTQYPQYSCSTTGSSLNELWKWRHRLEGKAASGDDGSISWSVIDRWPAHHGLVEAFAQNIEAKLAEYPEERRKQVVLLFSAHSLPMSVVNRGDPYPSEVAATVHAVMQRLNFSNPYRLCWQSQVGPSAWLGPQTATTVEQYIAKGQKDLVLIPIAFTSDHIETLYELDTEVIGECGHADTVKRADSLNGSPVFIQALADIAKDHLRSGNACSLQMGLRCPGCKSDRCLESKKFFSGQQANIYPIGSKATAL
- a CDS encoding ku70 protein, with product MAGRNQDWKREDEDDGEQDMIDDSNYKAQKDAIILAIDVRDSMSTPPPAAASNAKKADKDSPLEAALKCAYRLMEQRIISNPKDMMGILLFGTKKTKSSIDSNGRGGLGYPNCYLLVDLDIPSADDVRALKALVEDGEDEDGVLIPSVESTSMSNVLFCANQIFTTRAANFGSRRLFIITNNDDPHSGDKAATSAAAVRAKDLYDLGVTIDLFPINLGDSKFNLSKFYDQDIIYRDPLADANTPAIPVSTSGQSLSLLNSLTSNILSKQAPKRSLFSNVPFEIAPGLRISVKGYNVLHRQTPARTCYIWTGGDKPQLVSGETLRIAEDTTRTVEKQEIRKAYKFGDEYVYFSTEEQKSLRDFGAPIIRIIGFKPRSLLPVWASIKKSTFIFPSEEDYVGSSRVFAALWTKLCMDDKVGIAWCILRANSQPILAAVVPSKERSDEDSATPYLPSGLWIWPLPFADDMREIRAPGELIRSSDALKSKARTIIQQLQLPKGIYNPSKYPNPSLQWHYKILKALALEEEVPDKAEDATEPKYKAILKRAGGYLQEWYGQLEQEAGRAVAARGLKREATDSIPQRSQKQARTASSMPVGTSLTLAQLKAAVESGGITKMTVAQLRDLAGSKGLNTGGKKMELVERIEQWMEEAA